The following proteins come from a genomic window of bacterium:
- a CDS encoding LysR family transcriptional regulator — protein MNLETIALFCQVVRLQSFSRGAALVGVTQPAASQAIRQLEESLGAQLIDRSMRPFSITPEGEKFYRASRRLVEGFERVRAEIAQDRQRIEGPVRVAAIYSVGLQEMGALMQQFRVSYPDARIRLECLHPKEVVQSVINDNADVGILSYPPTSRALTIIPLRREPLSFVCPPEHPLARKKIISGGDLSREPLIAFDPDLAIRKSSDRTLRRHHVRMEIVLELDNLESIKQGILAGAGVSILPGPAVEKEVAAGALCAIPL, from the coding sequence ATGAACCTTGAGACCATTGCGCTCTTCTGCCAAGTCGTCCGCCTCCAGAGCTTCTCCCGGGGAGCGGCCCTGGTCGGCGTCACCCAGCCGGCGGCCAGCCAGGCCATCCGCCAGCTCGAGGAGAGCCTCGGGGCCCAGCTGATCGACCGGAGCATGCGCCCCTTCTCCATCACCCCCGAGGGGGAGAAGTTCTACCGGGCGAGCCGGCGGCTGGTCGAGGGCTTCGAGCGCGTGCGGGCCGAGATCGCCCAGGACCGCCAGCGCATCGAGGGCCCGGTCCGCGTCGCGGCCATCTACTCGGTCGGCCTTCAAGAGATGGGCGCCCTCATGCAGCAGTTCCGGGTCTCCTACCCCGACGCCCGGATTCGCCTCGAGTGCCTCCACCCCAAGGAGGTCGTCCAGTCGGTCATCAACGACAACGCCGACGTGGGCATCCTCTCCTACCCGCCGACGAGCCGCGCCCTGACGATCATTCCCCTGCGCCGGGAGCCGCTCAGCTTCGTCTGCCCGCCGGAGCACCCCCTGGCCCGGAAAAAAATCATCAGCGGCGGCGATCTCTCCCGCGAGCCGCTCATCGCCTTCGACCCCGATCTCGCCATCCGCAAGTCCAGCGACCGGACGCTGCGCCGGCACCATGTGCGGATGGAGATCGTCCTCGAACTCGACAATCTCGAGAGCATCAAGCAGGGCATACTCGCCGGCGCGGGGGTGAGTATCCTTCCCGGCCCGGCCGTCGAGAAAGAGGTGGCCGCCGGCGCCCTGTGCGCGATTCCGCTCTAG